From the Azospirillaceae bacterium genome, the window GTCCCACCGGCGCCCGCGCCGTTCGCCGGCCGCTGGGCGGCCTGGTTGTCTTCCTCGTACTCGAACTCGGGCGCCTGGGTCAGCTGTTCCCGGTTCCGCATGATCGTGATACGGCCGTCGTCGGCCACCTGCAGCTCGTTCATCGGGACCGAAACCAGCTTGTCCCCGATGCCGAGGAACCCGCCGACCGACAGCACCGCGGCTTCGACCCGGCCGCTCTTCGGATCGACAATCAGGTCGTCGACGGTGCCGATGTTCGCGTTGTCCTGGCCATAGACGCGGGTGCCGATGAGGTCGTCGGCCCGCATGTGGCCCGGCACCGGCTTCGTTGCGTTTGCGTACTGGCCACCCGCCGACGTGCCCGTGGTGGTGGTGCCGGCCGTGGTGCCCGGAGTGGTGGGAGTGGTGGCCGGCTGGGATGCGGCCGGCGGCTGCTGACCCTGCCCGGCGGCCGGTGGCGTCTGTGAGAAGGCCGGCGCCACCAGCGCCGTGGAAGCGCAAAGCATGGCCAGCGTCAGAGCTGCGCGACGCATAGATATCCTCCGTTGTCTGTTGGTGCGCCCGGCAACCGTGCGTTGGGCGCGCGACCAGAGACTCAACGCCGTCCGCGGTAGCACGGTTCCGGTGCATCGGACGAATCGGTCGGGAAAGCGGTGGCTTTCCGGGCCGGAGGATCGCTCAAACGCAAAAGGCCCCGGTGCCGAAACACCGGGGCCTTTTGCGGAACCGGGCAGGTTTCAGGCGGCGAGGCTGACGCCCTTGTCCTGGAGGAGCTGGGTCAGTTCACCCGTTGCGTACATCTCGCGGATGATGTCGCAGCCGCCCACGAATT encodes:
- a CDS encoding PRC-barrel domain-containing protein; translation: MRRAALTLAMLCASTALVAPAFSQTPPAAGQGQQPPAASQPATTPTTPGTTAGTTTTGTSAGGQYANATKPVPGHMRADDLIGTRVYGQDNANIGTVDDLIVDPKSGRVEAAVLSVGGFLGIGDKLVSVPMNELQVADDGRITIMRNREQLTQAPEFEYEEDNQAAQRPANGAGAGGTGPGPVTSPGTTTGPGMGSTGAGSPGAGATTPTR